The genome window CCTAAGTTTGCTCTGTTGCCCTGATGATCGCTGGAAATATGTATTTTTGGTGGATTCAGCACCACGGATAGTTCCGGATATGTTGTTTTTTCCTGCATAACTACAATCAAATGTCACACCCCTTTTTTGATTGGCCCAGATAGCCAAATGTAGAGAAGGTTCACATGGCCAAACATGGAGCTCCTTAATGTTCTGTAAGCAGCTGAGTGACTAAATTAAGCATGCCAAGATCTTGGGCTCTCACTCTTCAGTTTTCTATTAAagcagctgtttgtgaatgacTCACCTGTCATAGCGGTGTTAGAGATGTGATGGATTTTCTCAGGTCTTAAAAATCATTCCACATCTTCAGGCCATGCACATAGTCTCCCTGATTTATGTAGTGGAAATTTGCATCACTGATTACAAATGTGTTTTGCTTCAACCATTACTCTGACTGCCCTGATATTTACCATTTTCTCAATATATCTTATTTTCCTTTGATATTTATATGATTATAATGATATtatacaataaaaattaaaatatattaaaacagatcCAATTTAACCTAAACTAAAGTCTATTATTGTGTTTGAACTGATTTAACTAACTGGTTtgtttcatactgtacatatacAGAACACAAAATTGATGTCATTTAGTCAATACATTAAGTATGCAAATATTCCGGAATTGAATAGAATAAAATGTACCTCTAATTTCCTCATATTGGTTATATAAGAAAATGTCTGCATTAAGGTTGGGTAAGACTTTATAATAgctttaataatacatttattttacataaccACACTATGTAATGTAAAACAGATTCAAATGCAGCTGTCATGAAAGTTTGATCCATATATGTGAATGTACTGATCtgcatattatattatgtttgttaatgttttatggTATAGAGTAAAATGTACCTCTGTTTTCCTGCAGCTCGATTTCAGCCAGGACCAGTTGGAAGgtgagatcttttttttttttttttttttttttaataaattaaattgctCACACATATGTATGAGGTTACATGGAGTGTGGTGcttaaaataatgacaaatataaTAGGGAAAAATCCTGCATAAGGATAATTAGATATCAAATATCCTATTTCAATTCAACTAATTATAATCTGCAGGAATTTAATTGCACCAGCAATATTAATTCCAAATCTTAGACACATTTTAAGTGGTTTGAAGTAAGCGGCCTATGTCAAATTCCCAAAGTGTTCTGGGATTTACTTCTATTGTGACATAAAGGTCAAGCAATTTAATGCAACTTCACAGTTAATTTGCACCATTGTCCAGTGCTGCGTTTTACGTGGAAGAATGTGGCCGTTGCTCAGTGTGGGGCAGCTTTCAGCAGCCTGGGTGTGAGTTACACTGCAGTCAGCATTCTGGCCTCACATGGTATACTGCCTTTATATGGAGGGAGTTATATTCTTGGGAGAGCATATCAATTCCAAGTCGACTCTTTGAATGTCTCCCCCTGCTCCTGTCACGTCGTTGGTGGCAGCTGGCTTTGTGCGGAAATCACATGAAGCTATTAATCTTTTAGCAGATCATATTCCAGTGAGCCAATAGCCATGATGCCCATAGAAATACTGAGCACTAATTATTACTCAGTCTGCTCATCTTTAGTTTAATTTAGCAGATTTTACTAAGAAACCCCAAATGTAAAGGTAGTAATTATTAAAAAGAGAACCTCGTGTTTTGTGAACACCTGTTTGTTTGAGAGATccaaataaaatgcatcattttGATAATCATCCTCACTGTAGATGCCTACAATTGCaactgtacattttatttaaaaaaaaaaaaaaggttataagCAAAACTGAGTCTCTTAGACTATAATTCAACCCATGGCAGACAACTTTGTCTTAATATGCACAGATTTAGAGAAAAATGAGTGTGAAAAGTGatatcaaatcaatcaaaaagcCATTTCTCTCACTTCCAATGTCTAAGTTAATGAGTTTTGCTTTTGTTGGGGCAGAATAGTAAGAAAGTCTTATTAAAAATAGGCAAAAGTTACATAAAGTTTAATGTTTAACAGATAtttacccctggtttcacagactaaaatgactaaaaatgcatatttaagatgttttaactgaaagcaacttatactgacatatcttaaaatgtgtcagagccattgttttgtctcaagacgCACACCAGTAATGCACAGTCAAGTTAAAAATTGTCcatgactgttaaaaataaggtggatagcaCAGCATTACAGCATAATTGcctcaaccaatggtgtgatTTGTGGGCGGGACCATCTGTTTGATCAACCAATCGCAGACATGGGTGTGTTCAGGAAACTTGTTTGAAACTAGTGTgtgcagaaatgacacacttcacctttaactaAAATAATCTCTCCACAATTCCAGATTACAAGGAGGCCTTCGGACTTTTCGACAGAGTTGGTGACAACAAAGTAGCCTACAACCAGATTGCAGATATCATGCGTGCACTGGGACAGAACCCAACCAACAAAGAGGTTTCAAAGATCCTGGGCAACCCCACCGCTGATggtaagtggattttttttttcacttttttcccTTTTAATTAGCTACTCTGAAAGTACCTCAACATTAGCACTGTCAGGAGCTTTCACCCTGACATATTTCAGTTGCCTGTTTGTCTAACTGTAATTGGCAGAAGGTTGGTGTCGTGACAGGTGCAGTGCTTTATGTTTCACTACATCTGCCCTCTATGACCCCTCCATTCACTTATGACCCTGTTTACAGACATGGCAAACAAGAGAGTCGACTTTGAGGGTTTCCTGCCCATGCTGCAGTTTGTGGTCAACAGCCCAAACAAGGCAACATATGAAGACTACGTTGAGGGTCTCCGTGTATTCGATAAGGAGGGCAACGGAACAGTAATGGGTGCTGAGCTGCGTATCGTCTTGTCAACACTGGGTAAGTGGACAAAATGTTGGGATTACTACTGCAAGTCCATATTCACATCAATAATGAAAGTGGATTCTTTTGAAACAACAAATGCGATGACCTGCTTttttgagtctttttttttatttttaccttgaaacattgaatgaactgaatgtaaaaGCAAAGCCTCTGctttgtaattatatatatcaGTTGGTCTCAAATATTTTGACCCCCTCATATTGGCTAAGATATTTTCTCTTTAtctgctttaattttaaaagcAGTGACTATTGTTTTGTTCTTCGATTAAAAATAATAGTCATTAAGGGGGtaaaaagaaatatgatttCAGTTTACATcttaagttttatatatatttaaaataattttaaaggattagttcacttcagaattaaaatttcctgataatttactcacccccatgtcatccaagacgttcatgcctttctttcttcagttgaaaagaaattaagatttttgagggaaacattccaggatttttctccatatagtggacttcaccagggatcaatgggttgaaggtccaaattgcagtttcagtgcagcttcaaagggctctacgtgATCCCAGAAGAGGAATAAGCGTCTTATCTAgtaaaacgatcggtcattttctaaaaaaataaaattaatatactttttaacttcaaatgctcatcttgcactagctctgcgatgcgccacacattatgtaatcactttggaaaggtcacgcatgacgtgaTCGGTAGGCGGAAGAaccaatccagtgtctacaaagtgaacgtgcaaagacgaAGTCAAACGCCTTTTACAAGAAagttaaaacaatgatgtcggatgattttgaagtttttaagagaaaatgagatggagtttttagctctaccgtggtacttccacctacgtcacgtgtgagcatttgtggttaaaaagtatatcatttttattttttttagaaaatgacagattgttttgctagacaagacccttatttctcgtctgggatcgtgtagagccctttgaagctgcactgaaactgcgatttggaccttccacccgtTGTACCCTGGTgaatccactatatggagaaaaatcctgaaatgttttcctcaaaaaccttaatttctttttgactgaagaaagaaagacataaacatcttggatgacattggggtgagtaaaatatcagtaaatattaattctgaagtgaactaatcctttaagtcatcCTGTTGCCACCTTGGTGGTCTGCTGAGGCCCCCTAG of Ctenopharyngodon idella isolate HZGC_01 chromosome 9, HZGC01, whole genome shotgun sequence contains these proteins:
- the myl1 gene encoding myosin light chain 1, skeletal muscle isoform — translated: MAPKKDAKKPEPPKKAEPAPAPAPAAAPEAPPKPAAVDLSGVKLDFSQDQLEDYKEAFGLFDRVGDNKVAYNQIADIMRALGQNPTNKEVSKILGNPTADDMANKRVDFEGFLPMLQFVVNSPNKATYEDYVEGLRVFDKEGNGTVMGAELRIVLSTLGEKMTEAEIDALMQGQEDENGCVNYEAFVKHIMSV